One stretch of Chryseobacterium scophthalmum DNA includes these proteins:
- a CDS encoding PRTRC system protein C has protein sequence MLLATLLDRVFILKDNGQEIRLPDPEPKWSVESVMNFYANTYPILTTSKISAPKIKDDAVEYQFESVMGTKG, from the coding sequence ATGTTACTTGCAACCCTATTAGACCGAGTTTTTATACTCAAAGATAACGGACAGGAAATACGTTTACCTGACCCTGAACCAAAATGGAGCGTAGAATCAGTAATGAACTTTTACGCCAACACGTACCCGATACTGACCACTTCAAAAATTTCAGCACCGAAAATCAAGGATGATGCTGTTGAATATCAATTTGAAAGTGTGATGGGAACAAAAGGATAA
- a CDS encoding PRTRC system protein B: protein MRNTANTIKNEETDITNNFGTLYYPKSALVFYETEDYNRDGYVEHFDIDPNGNPVNAHPLTVREAQRLSKSLNIQNKKEKDFLRPSGIISETVLFIDTSENGKVVWYTKAQERQLLFTEKLSIPNGLANVPPLLWCANKQGMKIFALETDQRPNTDTPLFHAPFFNVYESGSVCMGTVDVNIKSSASLEEFTKKWENYFFNSYFSHLVNSHNPIKGNLVILWKSLIDSKEPFPTDILINSNLTLKNLL from the coding sequence ATGAGAAATACAGCCAATACAATTAAGAACGAAGAAACCGACATAACCAATAATTTTGGAACACTTTACTATCCTAAATCAGCACTGGTCTTTTATGAGACAGAAGATTATAATCGCGATGGTTATGTTGAACATTTTGATATTGACCCTAATGGAAACCCTGTCAATGCCCACCCTTTGACTGTAAGGGAGGCACAACGACTCTCCAAATCTTTAAATATTCAAAATAAGAAAGAAAAAGATTTTCTAAGACCAAGTGGTATTATTTCTGAAACTGTACTATTTATAGATACATCGGAAAATGGAAAAGTGGTCTGGTACACAAAAGCACAGGAACGACAGTTACTATTTACCGAAAAGCTTTCCATTCCAAATGGTTTAGCGAATGTGCCACCTTTGCTATGGTGTGCCAATAAGCAGGGAATGAAAATATTCGCATTGGAGACAGACCAACGCCCCAATACAGATACACCACTATTTCACGCTCCGTTCTTTAATGTTTACGAAAGCGGAAGTGTTTGTATGGGAACGGTCGACGTAAACATTAAAAGTTCCGCATCACTCGAAGAGTTTACTAAGAAATGGGAAAACTATTTTTTCAATTCTTATTTCAGCCATTTGGTCAACAGCCATAATCCGATTAAAGGAAACTTGGTAATCCTTTGGAAAAGCCTTATTGATTCAAAAGAGCCGTTTCCGACAGATATTCTAATCAATTCAAATCTAACTTTAAAAAATCTACTCTAA
- a CDS encoding multicopper oxidase family protein: protein MNIPKNVTIRLLQAVFILLCSQSLFAQKVVRYELYVKDTLVNYAGKEKRAISVNGQIPMPTLTFTEGDTAEIVVHNQLKESTSLHWHGVFLPNKEDGVPWLTQKPIKAGTTYTYRFPIIQHGTHWYHSHSGLQEQIGMYGSFIMKKKDDDKTFRKGIDDLPTVPIILSEWTNLNPDNINRMLHNANDWAAIKKNATQSYAEAIREGHFKTKLTNEWKRMLAMDVSDVYYDKILINGNHTTDLKKVDGKTLKAGDKVRLRVSNGGASSYFWLRYAGGKITVVANDGNDVEPVEVDRLIIAVSETYDIVVTIPEDGVAYQFLATTEDRTQSASYFVGNGIKQLISPLPKLKYFEGMKMMNDMMKMNGDLDDMGMKMSLNQMDMNVVMYPEITGEAKPKEDHSQHNMNMENDPNRYNANALGEIKTLNYAMLQSPSNTELPKDAPVKELKFTLTGNMNRYVWSMDNKILSEVDKIPVKKGEILRITIHNNSMMRHPMHLHGFDFRVINGKGEKSPLKNVIDIMPMETDTIEFLANEEGDWFFHCHILYHMMSGMNRVFAVDDYQNPNLPNKKQAYNMLQRESNMPHLMAQNDFASNGNDGDAMLQNSRWSLGTEWRLGYNDMHGYEVETHLGRYIGKMQWFMPFIGFDWRYRKMGMDEHETNLFGQKNEKDTRRAISLGFMYTLPMLVNFQAEVYHDGIVRLSLMREDIPITKRLRAGFMVNTDMEYMTELKYIINKNVGIRTHYDSDMGWGIGLSLNY from the coding sequence ATGAATATACCTAAAAATGTTACGATCAGGTTGCTGCAAGCAGTTTTTATACTGTTATGTTCGCAATCTCTCTTTGCACAAAAAGTAGTTCGTTACGAGTTGTATGTAAAAGATACGCTTGTAAACTACGCAGGCAAAGAAAAAAGAGCCATTTCCGTAAATGGTCAAATACCAATGCCAACGCTCACTTTTACCGAAGGCGATACAGCCGAAATCGTTGTACATAACCAATTAAAAGAAAGTACCTCATTGCATTGGCACGGAGTGTTCCTGCCCAACAAAGAAGATGGTGTGCCCTGGCTTACACAAAAACCTATTAAGGCAGGCACAACCTATACCTATCGCTTCCCAATTATCCAACACGGAACGCATTGGTATCACTCACATTCTGGTTTGCAGGAGCAAATTGGGATGTATGGCAGTTTTATAATGAAGAAAAAGGATGATGATAAAACCTTTAGAAAAGGAATTGACGATTTGCCGACTGTACCCATCATTTTAAGCGAGTGGACAAATCTTAATCCCGACAACATCAACAGGATGCTGCATAATGCCAACGATTGGGCAGCTATTAAAAAAAATGCAACACAGTCTTATGCAGAAGCTATTAGAGAAGGACATTTCAAAACAAAACTAACCAACGAATGGAAACGGATGTTGGCAATGGATGTAAGCGATGTGTATTATGACAAAATTTTAATCAATGGAAACCATACGACCGATTTAAAAAAGGTGGACGGCAAAACGCTAAAAGCGGGCGATAAAGTACGATTGCGAGTTTCAAACGGTGGTGCTTCGTCCTATTTTTGGTTGCGGTATGCAGGCGGTAAAATTACCGTAGTTGCAAATGACGGTAATGATGTAGAACCTGTGGAAGTAGATAGATTAATCATTGCGGTTTCTGAAACTTACGATATTGTAGTAACAATTCCTGAAGATGGTGTTGCTTATCAGTTTCTAGCTACTACTGAAGACAGAACACAATCCGCAAGTTATTTTGTGGGCAATGGCATCAAACAATTAATATCACCACTTCCTAAATTAAAATATTTTGAAGGGATGAAGATGATGAACGATATGATGAAGATGAATGGAGATTTGGACGATATGGGAATGAAAATGAGCCTGAACCAAATGGATATGAACGTGGTAATGTATCCTGAAATTACTGGAGAGGCAAAACCAAAAGAAGACCATAGTCAACACAATATGAATATGGAAAATGATCCCAACCGTTACAATGCAAATGCTTTGGGAGAAATCAAAACGCTGAATTATGCAATGCTACAATCTCCTTCCAATACGGAACTTCCTAAAGATGCGCCAGTAAAAGAATTGAAATTTACCCTTACCGGAAATATGAACCGTTATGTGTGGAGTATGGATAATAAAATACTTTCAGAAGTTGATAAAATACCTGTGAAAAAAGGAGAAATTCTACGAATTACCATTCATAATAACTCAATGATGCGCCATCCAATGCACTTGCACGGTTTTGATTTCAGGGTAATCAATGGCAAAGGCGAAAAATCACCACTAAAAAATGTTATAGATATAATGCCAATGGAAACTGATACCATTGAGTTTTTAGCAAACGAAGAAGGAGATTGGTTTTTCCACTGTCATATCCTTTATCATATGATGTCAGGAATGAACAGGGTATTTGCAGTTGACGATTATCAAAATCCGAATTTACCTAACAAAAAACAAGCATATAATATGTTGCAAAGAGAAAGCAATATGCCACACTTAATGGCTCAGAATGATTTTGCTAGCAATGGAAATGATGGTGATGCGATGCTTCAGAATTCAAGATGGAGTTTAGGGACAGAATGGCGATTAGGCTATAACGATATGCACGGTTATGAAGTAGAAACACATTTAGGAAGGTACATTGGAAAAATGCAATGGTTTATGCCGTTTATAGGTTTTGATTGGAGGTATCGTAAAATGGGTATGGATGAACACGAAACCAATTTATTCGGACAGAAAAATGAAAAAGATACACGTAGAGCTATTAGCTTGGGCTTTATGTACACATTACCAATGTTAGTAAACTTTCAGGCAGAGGTATATCACGATGGAATTGTACGTCTTTCTTTAATGCGTGAAGATATTCCCATCACAAAGAGATTGAGGGCTGGTTTTATGGTCAACACCGATATGGAATATATGACAGAGCTAAAATATATTATCAATAAAAATGTGGGTATTCGTACACATTATGATAGCGATATGGGCTGGGGTATTGGGTTATCTTTAAATTATTAA
- a CDS encoding DUF3347 domain-containing protein, whose amino-acid sequence MKNIIFSIITLVTVAAVTISCNQSSNKNSDQQANDSTTIAATPELQSPTHNDTVATVTSTDTSSQEAEKSDVKQAQKFTVAPIIKDYLALKNALVADNDKAAANAGKQLFTTLKNVDMNAIPANKHKEYMEIAENAKENAEHISDNAGKIDHQREHLASLSKDVSDLITLFGTTQKLYQDYCPMYNDGKGAVWINEAKTIKNPYYGSKMLTCGSVKKEF is encoded by the coding sequence ATGAAAAATATAATTTTCTCAATCATTACATTAGTAACAGTTGCAGCGGTAACAATTTCCTGCAATCAATCTTCAAATAAAAATAGCGACCAGCAAGCTAATGATAGCACAACAATTGCTGCAACTCCGGAGTTACAATCACCTACACACAATGATACGGTAGCAACTGTTACTTCAACGGATACATCTTCTCAAGAGGCAGAAAAGTCCGATGTGAAGCAAGCTCAAAAGTTTACTGTCGCACCTATAATTAAGGATTATTTGGCTTTAAAAAATGCACTTGTTGCAGATAATGACAAAGCAGCGGCTAATGCAGGAAAGCAATTGTTTACTACCTTAAAAAATGTGGATATGAACGCTATCCCAGCGAATAAACATAAAGAATATATGGAAATAGCGGAAAATGCCAAAGAAAATGCAGAGCATATTAGTGACAATGCTGGTAAAATAGACCACCAGAGAGAGCATTTAGCATCGCTAAGTAAAGACGTTTCTGACCTTATCACATTATTTGGAACTACCCAAAAATTATATCAGGACTACTGCCCAATGTACAATGATGGTAAAGGTGCGGTTTGGATTAACGAAGCTAAGACTATCAAAAATCCTTATTATGGCAGCAAGATGCTTACCTGTGGCTCTGTAAAAAAAGAGTTCTAA
- a CDS encoding heme-binding domain-containing protein: protein MKRVLKIMLTIVLFIFIAIQFYQPALNVDKGQVYTTDFTQAYKMPVEVKAMLQTSCYDCHSNNTNYVWYDYVQPMRALVENHIKNAKEDLNFNEWGTYSNRKQDRLLNSIKEQIETKQMPLASYTMMHKNTKLNDEQIKVLTNWLKEQD from the coding sequence ATGAAGAGAGTATTAAAGATAATGTTGACAATAGTGCTGTTTATTTTTATTGCTATTCAATTTTATCAGCCTGCCCTTAATGTAGATAAAGGGCAGGTTTACACAACCGATTTTACCCAAGCGTATAAAATGCCTGTTGAAGTAAAAGCGATGCTTCAAACCTCTTGCTACGATTGTCATAGTAACAATACTAATTATGTTTGGTACGACTATGTGCAACCTATGAGAGCATTAGTAGAAAACCACATAAAAAACGCAAAAGAGGATTTGAATTTCAACGAATGGGGTACATACTCAAATAGGAAGCAGGACAGATTATTAAACTCAATTAAAGAACAAATCGAAACTAAACAAATGCCCTTAGCATCATATACAATGATGCATAAAAACACAAAACTGAATGATGAGCAAATCAAAGTTTTAACCAATTGGCTAAAAGAGCAGGATTAA
- the merTP gene encoding mercuric transport protein MerTP, with translation MKTEKKLIGAGLLTAIASSLCCITPILAIVAGSSGIASTFSWLEPFRPYFIGMTVLVLGFAWYQKLKPQQQIDCNCETNQKQNFMQTKSLLGSITVISVLLLSFPSYAHIFVPKTKITAIVTSTSKIQKVEFTIKGMTCSGCEHHVKTEISKLKGIVEVIVSYEKGNAIVKFDNKQTSIEQIEKAINSTGYKSLKSKIIS, from the coding sequence ATGAAAACAGAAAAAAAATTAATCGGTGCAGGACTTTTGACAGCAATTGCTTCGTCCTTGTGCTGTATTACGCCAATTTTGGCTATAGTTGCGGGTTCAAGCGGAATTGCTTCTACCTTTTCGTGGCTCGAACCTTTTCGACCTTATTTTATTGGTATGACTGTTTTAGTTCTTGGCTTTGCTTGGTATCAAAAACTGAAACCTCAACAACAAATTGACTGTAATTGTGAAACAAATCAAAAACAAAATTTTATGCAAACGAAATCATTGTTAGGAAGTATTACCGTAATATCAGTTTTACTTCTATCATTTCCGAGTTATGCTCACATCTTTGTTCCGAAGACAAAAATCACGGCAATTGTTACTTCGACTTCTAAAATTCAGAAAGTTGAATTTACTATTAAAGGAATGACTTGTTCAGGATGTGAACATCATGTAAAGACAGAAATTAGCAAACTAAAAGGCATTGTTGAAGTTATTGTTTCTTACGAAAAAGGCAACGCAATTGTAAAGTTCGACAACAAACAAACCAGCATCGAGCAAATCGAAAAAGCTATCAACTCTACTGGTTACAAATCACTAAAAAGCAAAATTATTTCATAA
- a CDS encoding PRTRC system protein E, with amino-acid sequence MQTNFFRQIGKLNLTGDLQITLRQGAENSFVLSVLLNNEQCGDEARKTIPPLNLRGTAEELDNGFFESISTPLQTASGLMVDMESFMKQVEEAKKKSAMEKEKSDKEKKEKEGKDKKYKEALQKAEELEKDGKYKEAWSALPKVSEFPDYAEIIRKKQDEYEKHFAPSLFSETTNENVES; translated from the coding sequence ATGCAAACCAATTTTTTCAGACAGATAGGCAAACTCAATCTTACAGGAGATTTGCAAATCACACTCCGACAAGGGGCAGAAAACAGTTTCGTTCTTTCCGTATTGCTCAACAATGAGCAATGCGGAGACGAGGCAAGGAAAACGATTCCGCCACTCAATTTAAGGGGGACAGCGGAAGAATTGGACAACGGATTTTTTGAAAGTATTTCGACACCATTGCAGACCGCATCGGGCTTAATGGTAGATATGGAAAGTTTTATGAAACAGGTCGAAGAAGCCAAGAAGAAATCGGCAATGGAAAAGGAGAAATCCGACAAGGAGAAAAAAGAAAAGGAAGGCAAAGATAAAAAGTACAAAGAAGCCTTGCAAAAAGCCGAAGAACTCGAAAAAGACGGCAAATACAAAGAAGCGTGGTCAGCTCTTCCAAAAGTATCGGAATTTCCCGATTATGCTGAAATCATCCGCAAAAAGCAGGATGAATATGAGAAACATTTTGCACCAAGCCTATTCTCTGAAACGACCAATGAAAATGTTGAATCTTAA
- a CDS encoding ArsR/SmtB family transcription factor, producing the protein MDNLSCIRQQADVKQIMRCKDRISEIKGTVDYLSSGLELAGNNVRLKILFLLYEEKKLCVCDLSDILSMTISAVSQHLRKLKDRKLIETERQAQTIFYSLAKEYEKMLKPFFKILNENKILEAI; encoded by the coding sequence ATGGATAATCTTTCTTGTATAAGGCAGCAGGCGGACGTTAAGCAGATAATGCGTTGCAAAGACCGGATTAGTGAAATCAAAGGGACAGTTGATTATTTATCCAGCGGACTTGAGTTAGCGGGTAACAATGTAAGACTGAAAATACTTTTTCTTCTTTATGAAGAAAAGAAACTTTGTGTTTGCGACCTAAGCGATATTCTCAGTATGACCATTTCGGCAGTTTCTCAGCACTTGCGAAAACTCAAAGACAGAAAACTCATTGAAACGGAAAGACAAGCGCAAACTATTTTCTATTCGTTGGCAAAAGAGTATGAAAAAATGCTCAAACCTTTTTTCAAAATCCTTAACGAAAACAAAATTTTGGAAGCAATATGA
- a CDS encoding bleomycin resistance protein: protein MIELIKATPAFPVREIDKAVQFYKDKFGFDCRHKEDTFAILVRGNIELHLWASCNYSWKWKSIFLFLKPISSGAESFLAGTHSCRIEVKGVEELYKELKEKEVLHNEKTEIESTYYGTREFAALDLYGNLLSFYENV, encoded by the coding sequence ATGATAGAACTGATAAAGGCAACACCCGCATTTCCTGTCAGGGAAATTGACAAAGCAGTTCAATTTTACAAAGACAAATTTGGTTTTGATTGTCGGCACAAGGAAGACACTTTTGCAATTTTGGTTCGGGGCAACATAGAACTGCATTTGTGGGCTTCCTGCAATTATAGTTGGAAATGGAAAAGCATTTTTCTATTTCTAAAACCGATTAGTAGTGGGGCAGAAAGCTTTTTAGCAGGAACACACAGTTGCAGAATTGAAGTAAAAGGAGTTGAAGAGCTGTATAAAGAGCTAAAAGAAAAAGAGGTGCTTCACAATGAAAAAACAGAGATAGAAAGTACCTATTATGGCACAAGAGAATTTGCAGCATTAGACTTATACGGAAATCTTTTATCCTTTTATGAAAATGTATAA
- a CDS encoding DUF1281 family ferredoxin-like fold protein has protein sequence MEAQYNFQMKPKSDKNDWEKVEIFSQFYCERTTAIRYAKSLSRKFKSEIRLTEGKEPFKTSGTYIYENNNYTTNIMANWCNNKVTFTGNREVLDKVSNVFQEMIEKETKGNIGQLPDFVKSKNGYFCEIYRSETDECSFHYETRWSPNIEALWIVANHYDVGFVLDYEESGCMVFGKTICENQILQDYFLNQCDFQDFIYNVDTDCYEFEGENYDYKEEIMRILLDRKINNNKQKIA, from the coding sequence ATGGAAGCACAATATAACTTTCAAATGAAGCCGAAAAGTGATAAGAATGATTGGGAAAAGGTGGAAATCTTTTCCCAATTCTATTGCGAGAGAACGACAGCAATACGGTATGCAAAAAGTCTTTCAAGAAAATTCAAATCAGAAATCCGCCTTACAGAGGGAAAAGAACCTTTCAAAACAAGCGGAACATACATTTACGAAAACAACAATTATACAACAAATATTATGGCAAATTGGTGCAACAATAAAGTAACATTCACAGGAAATCGAGAGGTTTTGGACAAAGTCTCGAATGTATTTCAAGAAATGATAGAAAAGGAAACTAAGGGAAATATTGGGCAACTGCCCGATTTTGTCAAGAGCAAAAACGGTTACTTCTGTGAAATTTATCGAAGTGAAACAGATGAATGTTCTTTCCATTATGAGACAAGATGGAGCCCAAATATCGAAGCATTATGGATTGTTGCAAATCATTACGATGTCGGATTTGTATTGGATTACGAAGAATCTGGCTGTATGGTTTTTGGCAAGACCATATGCGAAAACCAAATCTTACAGGATTATTTTCTCAATCAATGTGACTTTCAAGACTTCATCTACAATGTAGATACAGATTGTTACGAATTCGAAGGTGAAAATTACGATTACAAAGAGGAGATTATGAGAATCCTATTAGACAGGAAAATAAATAATAACAAACAAAAAATTGCATAA
- a CDS encoding GDCCVxC domain-containing (seleno)protein, whose amino-acid sequence MDIILISEITCPTCGHKKSEEMPTDACQFFYQCESCKTTLKPIKGDCCVFCSYGTVKCPPIQEGNACCK is encoded by the coding sequence ATGGACATCATTTTAATATCCGAAATAACTTGTCCAACCTGCGGACATAAGAAATCCGAAGAAATGCCAACTGATGCTTGTCAATTTTTCTATCAGTGTGAGAGTTGCAAAACAACTCTAAAACCTATAAAGGGAGATTGTTGCGTGTTTTGTAGTTACGGTACAGTAAAGTGCCCACCTATTCAAGAGGGAAATGCTTGTTGTAAATAA
- a CDS encoding single-stranded DNA-binding protein yields MNIVGRITKNAEINTLKNDKQVVNFSLAINDRFKTKQGELREQTTYYNCSYWLSANVAKILTKGTLVELTGRASASAWIGKDGEIKSGLNFHTSNIKVHGGGKKSDTEEQPASQPQKSNAFAEDTDDDLPF; encoded by the coding sequence ATGAACATCGTAGGCAGAATTACAAAAAACGCAGAAATCAACACTTTAAAAAATGACAAACAGGTCGTGAATTTTTCACTAGCCATTAATGACAGATTTAAAACCAAACAAGGCGAACTAAGAGAACAGACCACTTATTATAACTGCTCCTATTGGCTAAGTGCCAACGTAGCTAAGATTTTAACGAAGGGAACATTAGTAGAGCTTACAGGCAGAGCAAGTGCGAGTGCGTGGATTGGAAAAGATGGAGAAATAAAATCGGGGTTGAATTTCCATACTTCTAACATCAAAGTACACGGAGGCGGAAAAAAGTCTGACACAGAAGAACAACCAGCTTCACAGCCACAGAAATCCAATGCTTTTGCGGAAGATACGGACGATGATTTACCATTCTAA
- a CDS encoding toprim domain-containing protein, giving the protein MNCEEAKEKVNIRTVLESFNLFPVKENRKTAFYFALDREEKIPSLSVDFVKNKAFDFGTGKSYDVISIVQQMNQCSVSDALKYLDKFDFSVQNNTQIEESVQIKNYQIIKVNEIQHPALIQYLKSRKVCEQKDLVKEIEYMLNGKKYFGIGFFNNSGGVEIRNKYSKICLGKKDVTLIKNDLKTSNEIVVFEGFFDYLTFKNLESAESSISDCLILNSTAMLFKVDKELRAYYKTSLFLDNDDNGITIKQVIRKNYKNVEDCSLLYKDFKDLNEWFCATK; this is encoded by the coding sequence ATGAATTGCGAAGAAGCAAAAGAAAAAGTAAATATTAGAACAGTTTTGGAATCGTTCAATCTCTTTCCCGTGAAAGAAAACCGAAAAACGGCATTTTATTTTGCGCTCGACAGAGAGGAAAAAATCCCGAGTTTGTCTGTTGATTTTGTGAAAAATAAAGCTTTTGATTTCGGAACCGGGAAAAGTTATGATGTTATTTCAATTGTTCAGCAAATGAATCAATGTTCAGTTTCTGATGCTTTGAAGTACCTTGATAAATTTGACTTCTCAGTTCAAAATAATACTCAGATTGAAGAATCTGTCCAAATCAAAAATTATCAAATCATAAAAGTAAATGAAATTCAGCACCCAGCTTTAATCCAATATTTAAAATCCCGAAAAGTTTGTGAACAAAAAGATTTGGTAAAAGAAATTGAGTATATGTTGAATGGTAAGAAATATTTCGGAATTGGCTTTTTTAATAATTCCGGAGGCGTTGAAATCCGAAATAAATATTCAAAGATATGTTTGGGCAAAAAAGATGTGACTTTGATAAAAAATGATTTGAAGACTTCCAATGAAATTGTAGTTTTTGAAGGTTTTTTTGATTATCTGACTTTTAAAAATTTGGAAAGTGCAGAAAGTTCAATTTCAGATTGTTTGATTCTCAATTCTACGGCAATGCTTTTCAAAGTCGATAAAGAACTTAGAGCATATTATAAAACCTCACTTTTCCTAGATAATGATGATAATGGAATTACAATCAAACAGGTTATCCGGAAAAACTATAAAAATGTTGAAGATTGTTCTTTGTTGTACAAAGATTTTAAGGATTTAAACGAGTGGTTTTGTGCAACAAAGTAA
- a CDS encoding PRTRC system ThiF family protein, translated as MQSEKTKVHFTDDSLLNPTNPVMVNLIGAGGTGSKVLTALIEMNHSLIELGHAGLQVRLWDDDIVTEANQGRQRFAECEVGLPKAVALINRANRWSGTNWKAEVRKFERDSLGRIQENMQSAIYMSCVDNVKSRFEIADILNELKEGRRLYRNQAKYWMDFGNNRYSGQVLLSTVENIKQPDSEKYQTTSNLPYVTEEFGELLLQSETQDDTPSCSLAEALEKQDLFINSTLAQMGCSLLWNLFRNGLTENRGFFLNLKNFHSQLIKI; from the coding sequence ATACAATCTGAAAAAACAAAAGTCCATTTTACCGATGATAGCCTTTTAAATCCTACCAATCCTGTAATGGTAAACCTCATAGGTGCAGGTGGTACAGGTTCTAAAGTATTGACCGCCTTGATCGAAATGAACCATTCATTGATTGAATTGGGACACGCAGGATTACAGGTGCGGTTGTGGGATGATGATATTGTCACAGAAGCGAATCAAGGCAGACAGCGTTTTGCAGAATGTGAAGTAGGATTACCAAAGGCAGTTGCACTGATAAATCGGGCAAACCGATGGTCTGGAACGAATTGGAAAGCCGAAGTCAGAAAGTTTGAAAGAGATTCTTTAGGAAGAATCCAAGAGAATATGCAGTCCGCAATTTATATGTCGTGTGTTGATAATGTCAAATCACGATTTGAAATTGCTGATATTCTGAATGAATTGAAAGAGGGTAGGAGATTATACAGAAACCAGGCTAAATATTGGATGGATTTTGGCAACAACCGATATTCTGGACAGGTTTTGCTTTCTACAGTTGAGAATATAAAACAACCTGATTCCGAAAAATATCAAACAACGTCGAATCTTCCTTATGTGACGGAAGAATTTGGAGAACTGCTTTTGCAGTCTGAAACGCAAGATGATACACCAAGTTGCAGTTTAGCAGAAGCATTAGAAAAGCAGGATTTGTTTATTAATTCTACATTAGCACAAATGGGATGTTCTCTATTGTGGAACTTGTTTCGCAACGGACTGACTGAAAACAGAGGTTTTTTCCTTAATCTAAAAAATTTCCATTCTCAACTGATAAAAATATAA
- a CDS encoding DUF305 domain-containing protein, with protein MQHNHKNEKHNTNHSLAMYKRFAVMAVAMFIAMYFIMYAMIDGLQNLILNINNLYMTLLMVSAMLIIELLIMKGMYESKKINWAIITVSLAIGIFSWFGIREQLFVGNKEFVKGMIPHHAAAVLMSEKAKLTDPELIQLQKNILETQAQEIEFMKRKLNEFENK; from the coding sequence ATGCAACATAACCATAAGAATGAAAAGCATAATACTAATCACTCTTTAGCAATGTACAAACGCTTTGCTGTAATGGCTGTTGCTATGTTCATAGCTATGTACTTCATTATGTATGCTATGATTGACGGCTTACAGAACCTTATCCTGAACATCAATAATTTGTATATGACTTTGCTGATGGTTTCTGCAATGTTGATTATAGAACTATTGATAATGAAAGGAATGTATGAAAGCAAAAAAATCAACTGGGCAATCATAACGGTTTCCCTTGCGATTGGTATCTTTTCTTGGTTTGGTATTCGGGAGCAATTATTTGTGGGAAATAAAGAGTTTGTAAAAGGTATGATACCGCATCACGCAGCAGCAGTATTGATGTCTGAAAAAGCTAAGCTTACCGACCCCGAATTGATACAGTTACAAAAAAACATACTGGAAACACAGGCACAAGAAATCGAATTTATGAAGCGTAAGCTAAATGAATTTGAAAACAAATAA